The Cellulomonas sp. P24 genome contains a region encoding:
- the recO gene encoding DNA repair protein RecO produces MSLYRDEAIVLRTQKLGEADRIVTLLTRTHGKVRAVGKGVRRTSSRFGARLEPFMQIDVQLHAGRNLDIVTQVETLGAHGRALSEDYALYTAGAAMLETADRLVEAEHEPAVPQYWLLAGALRALAQREHLPGLVLDSYLLRALAIAGWAPSFTECARCGKPGPHHSFSLGHGGAVCSSCRPPGSTSPAPETFVLLAALLSGDWAAAEDSDDRHRREADGLVSAFVQFHLERQLRSLRMVERV; encoded by the coding sequence GTGAGCCTCTACCGTGACGAGGCGATCGTGCTGCGGACCCAGAAGCTCGGGGAGGCGGACCGGATCGTCACGCTCCTGACCCGCACCCACGGCAAGGTCCGTGCGGTGGGCAAGGGCGTCCGCCGGACGTCCTCACGTTTCGGGGCGCGGCTCGAGCCCTTCATGCAGATCGACGTCCAGCTGCACGCCGGGCGCAACCTCGACATCGTCACCCAGGTCGAGACCCTCGGTGCGCACGGTCGGGCGCTGAGCGAGGACTACGCCCTCTACACGGCCGGGGCCGCGATGCTCGAGACGGCCGACCGCCTCGTCGAGGCGGAGCACGAGCCGGCGGTCCCGCAGTACTGGCTGCTGGCCGGTGCCCTCCGCGCCCTCGCCCAGCGCGAGCACCTGCCGGGGCTCGTCCTCGACTCGTACCTCTTGCGCGCGCTCGCGATCGCGGGCTGGGCTCCGAGCTTCACGGAGTGCGCGCGCTGCGGGAAACCCGGACCGCACCACTCCTTCTCCCTCGGGCACGGTGGGGCGGTGTGCTCGTCGTGCCGGCCACCCGGGTCGACCTCGCCGGCCCCGGAGACGTTCGTGCTGCTTGCCGCCCTGCTCAGCGGCGACTGGGCGGCCGCGGAGGACAGCGACGACCGTCATCGACGTGAGGCGGACGGTCTGGTGTCGGCGTTCGTCCAGTTCCACCTCGAGCGCCAGCTGCGCTCCCTCCGCATGGTCGAGCGCGTCTGA
- a CDS encoding isoprenyl transferase — protein MARSRPRSEPTAPHVVIPPPRHPSGATAPAVPRELVPQHVAIVMDGNGRWANERGLPRTAGHAAGEAVLLDVVAGAIEIGVRHVSAYAFSTENWKRSPEEVRFLMGFNRDVLRRRRDTMHDWGVRVRWAGRRPRLWRSVIAELEEAERLTRDNDVCTLTMCVNYGGRAEIADAAKAIAREVAAGRLDPEKVTEKTVARYLDEPDLPDVDLFIRSSGEQRISNFMIWQSAYAELAFLDEPWPAIDRRHLWRAVEDYARRDRRYGAAIDAPVGTGRARGGVPVDGESGSGAADGGTRPWS, from the coding sequence ATGGCACGGTCCCGTCCGCGCTCCGAGCCGACGGCTCCGCACGTGGTGATCCCGCCCCCGCGGCACCCGAGCGGGGCGACGGCGCCTGCCGTCCCGCGCGAGCTCGTCCCGCAGCACGTGGCGATCGTGATGGACGGGAACGGGCGGTGGGCGAACGAGCGCGGCCTGCCACGCACCGCCGGTCATGCGGCGGGGGAGGCCGTGCTGCTCGACGTCGTGGCCGGGGCGATCGAGATCGGCGTCCGGCACGTGTCCGCGTACGCGTTCTCGACCGAGAACTGGAAGAGGTCCCCGGAAGAGGTCCGGTTCCTCATGGGGTTCAACCGTGACGTCCTGCGCCGTCGACGGGACACGATGCACGACTGGGGGGTGCGTGTCCGGTGGGCGGGACGCCGACCACGGCTGTGGCGTTCGGTGATCGCGGAGCTCGAGGAGGCCGAGCGGCTGACGCGGGACAACGACGTCTGCACGTTGACGATGTGCGTGAACTACGGCGGACGGGCCGAGATCGCCGACGCGGCGAAGGCGATCGCGCGCGAGGTCGCGGCCGGCCGGCTCGACCCCGAGAAGGTCACCGAGAAGACCGTCGCGCGCTACCTCGACGAGCCTGACCTGCCGGACGTCGACCTGTTCATCCGGTCGTCGGGCGAGCAGCGCATCTCGAACTTCATGATCTGGCAGTCCGCGTACGCCGAGCTCGCGTTCCTGGACGAGCCGTGGCCGGCGATCGACCGGCGTCACCTGTGGCGTGCGGTCGAGGACTACGCCCGTCGGGACCGCCGGTACGGGGCTGCGATCGACGCGCCCGTGGGGACCGGACGGGCGCGAGGCGGTGTACCGGTCGACGGTGAGTCGGGCAGCGGCGCGGCGGACGGTGGCACGCGACCCTGGTCGTGA
- a CDS encoding diguanylate cyclase, with the protein MTAPRDLVLVGEFGPFDALADDAHAAYVGGRAEQAVLLCRALVALCRASGDRLTERYAWFIAGLGLCELGRYDEAFGAAESLVAISPGRYLPFWKAKALALRANASAGRGDAARAIDDLAHAQVLLGELDGRSYNQLSGATITGIGMRSMMLYEASDDLLTRAAVMLGGRGRANVLSESLLTHAEWGSLLVLVGDDDGAAPHFVTCLSRATQMRRALQESEGDPSLSAVAEWGRLFALEMLGAHGAVATAFRLIVDDIPLGPHRSERILRSLACGRAHVALGDHRRARDFLTTAWEAATQTNRVIWSSMADVALQELDVIEHGPHPALERASTRFQQLLRQRWTERSAWFDGLDARVRALRLASEAERATLLSRQDPLTGLYNRRALADRLAAARGEQSAVMVDIDHFKRVNDTHSHVIGDQVLIAVGEILTRTVRVEDLPVRYGGDEFLVLLRPEVGVDPTHAAEALALRIQHEARAFDWSTIAPGLRLSLSVGVAATRSPREVISEVDTSLRLAKQAGRDQIIVRIHGIGDDEYTVSRVPG; encoded by the coding sequence ATGACCGCACCGCGCGACCTCGTCCTCGTCGGCGAGTTCGGTCCGTTCGACGCGCTCGCCGACGACGCCCATGCGGCGTACGTCGGGGGACGGGCCGAGCAGGCGGTCCTCCTGTGCCGCGCCCTGGTCGCGCTGTGCCGTGCCTCGGGGGACCGGTTGACCGAGCGGTACGCCTGGTTCATCGCCGGTCTGGGGCTGTGCGAGCTCGGGCGCTACGACGAGGCGTTCGGTGCGGCGGAGAGCCTGGTCGCCATCTCACCCGGCCGTTACCTGCCGTTCTGGAAGGCGAAGGCCCTCGCGCTGCGCGCGAACGCGAGCGCCGGGCGAGGCGATGCGGCCCGGGCGATCGACGACCTCGCCCATGCGCAGGTGCTGCTCGGAGAGCTGGACGGTCGGTCCTACAACCAGCTGTCCGGCGCGACGATCACGGGCATCGGGATGCGCAGCATGATGCTCTACGAGGCGAGCGACGACCTGCTGACCCGTGCTGCGGTCATGCTCGGGGGACGCGGTCGCGCGAACGTCCTCAGCGAGTCGCTGCTCACCCACGCCGAGTGGGGCTCGCTGCTGGTCCTCGTCGGTGACGACGACGGTGCCGCGCCGCACTTCGTGACCTGCTTGTCCCGGGCGACGCAGATGCGCCGGGCGCTCCAGGAGTCGGAGGGCGACCCGAGCCTCTCGGCCGTCGCGGAGTGGGGCCGGCTCTTCGCCCTCGAGATGCTCGGTGCCCACGGCGCCGTCGCGACGGCGTTCCGGCTGATCGTCGACGACATCCCGCTCGGCCCGCACCGGTCCGAGCGGATCCTTCGATCGCTCGCGTGCGGTCGCGCGCACGTCGCCCTCGGCGACCACCGCCGTGCCCGGGACTTCCTGACGACCGCGTGGGAGGCGGCGACCCAGACCAACCGGGTGATCTGGTCGTCGATGGCGGACGTCGCGCTCCAGGAGCTCGACGTGATCGAGCACGGGCCCCATCCGGCGCTCGAGCGGGCGTCGACCCGGTTCCAGCAGCTGCTTCGGCAGCGCTGGACCGAACGGTCGGCGTGGTTCGACGGGCTGGACGCACGGGTCCGTGCGCTGAGGCTCGCGAGCGAGGCCGAACGCGCGACGCTGCTCAGCCGTCAGGACCCGCTGACCGGCCTGTACAACCGTCGTGCGCTCGCCGACCGGCTCGCGGCGGCTCGCGGCGAGCAGTCCGCGGTGATGGTGGACATCGACCACTTCAAGCGGGTCAACGACACCCACTCGCACGTCATCGGCGACCAGGTGCTCATCGCGGTCGGCGAGATCCTGACGCGTACGGTGCGGGTCGAGGACCTGCCGGTGCGGTACGGGGGCGACGAGTTCCTCGTCCTGCTCCGCCCCGAGGTCGGCGTCGACCCGACGCACGCTGCCGAGGCGCTCGCGCTGCGCATCCAGCACGAGGCGCGCGCATTCGACTGGTCGACGATCGCCCCGGGGCTGCGGCTGTCGCTGTCCGTCGGAGTCGCTGCGACGAGGTCGCCGCGTGAGGTGATCTCCGAGGTCGACACGTCGCTCAGGCTGGCGAAGCAGGCCGGGCGGGATCAGATCATCGTGCGGATCCACGGGATCGGCGACGACGAGTACACGGTGTCGCGCGTCCCCGGCTGA